TCATCTGCATTACTGCAAGgtgtgcaagaaaagtttttcacggattatgatcctgaatagtcaaaaatcatctgagtgaaaatctcgttttgacagtcgtgaaaacgtagaagatgtgaagaaaaatattcgcgcttgttagcgcaaattcggtgttttatacggaaaagggtcgaaaaatagtagtctgcaaggggtgcaagaaaagttttttacggattatgaatcctgaatagtcagccATCATCtgggtgaaaatctcatttcgacagtcgtgaaaacatatgaggtttgaagaaaaatattcgcgcttcttagcgcaaattcggtgttttatacggaaaagggtcgaaaaatagtagtctgcaaggggtgcaagaaaagttttttacggattatgatcctgaatagtcaaacatcatctgagtgaaaatctcgttttgacagtcgtgaaaacgtagaagatgtgaagaaaaatattcgcgcttcatagcggcaaatcggtGTTTtgtacggaaaagggtcgaaaaatagtattctgcaaggggtgcaagaaaagttttttacggattatgaatcctgaatggtccatcatcatctgagtgaaaatctcgtttcgacagtcgtaaaaacgtagaagatgtgaagaaaaatattcgcgcttgttagcgcaaattcggtgttttatacggaaaagggtcgaaaaatagTTGTAAAGACCGTCTGTTATttagattttttataatttcaggAGGAAAAGTTTTCGTGTCTGGACAAGAGTTTTATTTTTTGACAATTaatcttttttttaatatacaCACTCGATTCTAACATAAATCATAGCAACAAATAACTTATTTacaatgaaattgaaagttcgTAGTAACACTCCCTCCCAGTGATGAGCTATCATTACTTCTTTTCATAATTTCCTTCCAGATCAAGTAAACATAATTTGGTGAGAGGTCGTCTGTAGGTTCCAATAGTTGTTTTAACATCGACCACTCTAATGTTTCCATCTGCACCGGGATATACTGCAGTGACAATACCTTTAGGCCATGTGTTTCTCGAAAATTGCGAGTCGATAATGATGACTACATCGCCAATACCAATTTTTCTTTTAGAAGATGAGAACCACTTCGTTCTTTTTGTCAGGACAGGAAGATATTCCTTGATCCAGCGTCGCCAAAAATGATCAGCCAAAAGTTGTGATTTTCTCCACTGTTTTCTTGTGACTAAATCATTCTCGTCAAATTTTCCTGGGATCTGAGCTGCGCTGGAAGTACCTATCAAAAAATGGTTCGGTGTGAGTGCTTCACTATCTGCATTGTCCAGTGAAACGTGAACTAAAGGCCGACTATTCACTAAACTTTCCGCTTCAATCAATAAAGTTTGTAAAACTTCTTCTTGTGGAGATTTATCTTTTAAGATAATACTCAGTGTTATCTTTATCGATTTAACTAAACGCTCCCAGCTGCCACCCATGTGAGGAGCAGAAGGAGGTATGAAgttaaattcaatattatttgttgTCATGCTTGATGTCATTCTGTTTTGGTCAAAATTTTCTATTGCATTTTTCAGCTCTCTTTCTGCTCCTCGTAGATTTGTGccattatctgaaaatattctctTGGGGCATCCTCTTCGACCGATTAATCTTCTGATTGCCATTATCGCCGAATCTGTGGTCAAAGAATGAGCTATTTCCAGATGAACTGCACGGGTGCTCATGCAAGTGAAGAGTACCCCATATCTCTTTTCACGTCTACGGCCAATTGAAACTTGCATAGGTCCAAAATAGTCCATACCGGTCGTAGTGAAAGGTCTTACGAACGAACCTAGTCGGGATTCTGGCAGTGGGGCCATCTCTGGAATTTCAGGTTTTGCTCTTCTGTTTTTgcaaaactgacattctgtccaAGAATTTCTGACCGCTGACCTCATATTCAGAATCCAATATCGTTGGCGTAGTTCGTTGGCGACAAATTCTTGTCCACTATGTGCTGATTTGTTGTGATAATAACGAATTAGTaattttgtgaaataattttttggctCGAGTATGATGGGAAATTTTGCATCATCCGTTAAATCGTTGGAATATATTATTCTGCTCCGGACCCGTATAATATCTTCGTGATCTAAAATTGGAGACAATTTGGACAATTTGCTGTATGATTCAACCATTCCACTTGACTTAAGAGACTGGAATTCTTCTGAAAAATCTTCACTCTGAACACATCTTATCCATAGTTTTTCGGCTATTTCCACTTTGCTCATCGTCAGTTCTCCATCTATGGGTGATTTCTTCTTGACTTGTTGTAAAAATCTCAACATCCAAGCTGTTGTACGAATGAGTTTTAACCACCTTGAGAATCTGGTAATTTTTGGCAATGCTTCTGTTATATTCACCTTAACGGTTACACctacaaaacattttttattttccgaagTATCAAAATCGGGAATCTGATATTGGGGCCATTCTTCAGTTTTATTCTTAAGGAAAGGAGGCCCTTCCAACCATCTGCCACCAGTTTTCCATTCATTTTGATAATTTTCCCTCGTGGCATCATCGGCAACATTTTCTTTTGTCGATATCCAATTCCATTCTCTAGCATCGGTATTTTCTACAATTTCAGACACTCGATGGGCAACAAATGGCTTGAAAATAGTTGGATTAGCTTTTATCCATCCAGCTACTGTTTTGGAATCAGTCCAATAGAAACATTTGTGGATATTCAAACTATGGTTCTCTTTTATAGTCACTGCTAATCTGCTACCCAAAACTGCAGCCTGAAGTTCAAGTCTAGGAATCGAAACGATGTTCTTGATAGGTGAAACTCTTGATTTTGCCATTACGAAAGAAGTttctatcgaatttttttttgtgattcgaAAGTATGCAACTGCGGCATAAGCCTGGGCACTCGCATCGCAAAAAATGTGGAGTTGAATTTCTTGTGCTTCAAATAAATTCAGAACGTAGCACCTTGGAATACTCAGATTAGTCAGTCTTTCGATATTTCGTACCCATTTTTTCCATTTAAGTTCCAACTCTGAAGTTAACTCGTCATCCCAGCCAATTTTCGAGAGCCAAATTTGTTGCAGTAAGATTCTAGCTGTGATGgtaaaattactcaaaaatcCGAATGGATCAAAAATACTCATAACTGCCTTCAAAACTTCTCTTTTTGTGACACTCTTCTGTGTCAAAGTCCTAATCTCCTCGTTGCTCCATTTAATTGAAAAGGAGAATGTATCTTCGTTAGGGTTCCAGAAAAGACCTAAAATTCTTTCGGTTGGTAGAACTGCTTCTTTTTCGAGATTCATATTTTATTGATGGTTACTTCTGTATTCCTCCGGAATATTTCTCAGAACTTCTTTGGAATTACTCGCCCAGTTTCTGATTGTGAAGCCACCTCGTCTTTGAACCTCGATTACATCCGATGTCACCTCCTTTGCCTCCTCGATGGTATCGAAGCTATCCAGGTAATCATCAACATAATGTCTTTCAGTAATGGCTTTGAATGCTTTCGGATAGGATTGTTTAAATTCTGCAGCGTTCTTCCTCATGACGAATTGAGCTGAGGTTGGTGATGAAACCGCACCGAATATCATGGCCACCATTTCGTACACATCAGGATTTCTTTCATACGTTCCTCTACCTTTCCAAAGGAAAAGTTGTGCATTTCTGTCTTCTGGTCTGATAAAAACTCTatgaaacatttcttgaatatcTGCTGTTACTGCAATGTTTCTTTGTCTGAatttaaaaattactccaagcAGGGAGTTCAACAGATCGGGACCTTTCAGAAGAACGTCGTTTAGACTAACACCATTTGTTTTCGCCGCAGCATCGAAAACGAATCGTATTTTGCCTGGTTTGTTTTTATTTGTCACGGCAAAATGTGGTAGAAACCACCTACGTCCGCTTCTTTGTTGGACTTCACTATAGGACAATTTTCTAGCATA
The nucleotide sequence above comes from Coccinella septempunctata chromosome 4, icCocSept1.1, whole genome shotgun sequence. Encoded proteins:
- the LOC123311733 gene encoding uncharacterized protein LOC123311733, giving the protein MAKSRVSPIKNIVSIPRLELQAAVLGSRLAVTIKENHSLNIHKCFYWTDSKTVAGWIKANPTIFKPFVAHRVSEIVENTDAREWNWISTKENVADDATRENYQNEWKTGGRWLEGPPFLKNKTEEWPQYQIPDFDTSENKKCFVGVTVKVNITEALPKITRFSRWLKLIRTTAWMLRFLQQVKKKSPIDGELTMSKVEIAEKLWIRCVQSEDFSEEFQSLKSSGMVESYSKLSKLSPILDHEDIIRVRSRIIYSNDLTDDAKFPIILEPKNYFTKLLIRYYHNKSAHSGQEFVANELRQRYWILNMRSAVRNSWTECQFCKNRRAKPEIPEMAPLPESRLGSFVRPFTTTGMDYFGPMQVSIGRRREKRYGVLFTCMSTRAVHLEIAHSLTTDSAIMAIRRLIGRRGCPKRIFSDNGTNLRGAERELKNAIENFDQNRMTSSMTTNNIEFNFIPPSAPHMGGSWERLVKSIKITLSIILKDKSPQEEVLQTLLIEAESLVNSRPLVHVSLDNADSEALTPNHFLIGTSSAAQIPGKFDENDLVTRKQWRKSQLLADHFWRRWIKEYLPVLTKRTKWFSSSKRKIGIGDVVIIIDSQFSRNTWPKGIVTAVYPGADGNIRVVDVKTTIGTYRRPLTKLCLLDLEGNYEKK